A segment of the Polyodon spathula isolate WHYD16114869_AA chromosome 17, ASM1765450v1, whole genome shotgun sequence genome:
gcttttttttttttttctgtatttcagaTGCACACACAACAAAAAGCTGCAATGTTGTCCCAATCCACCAGGGTGCGCTTCTGTATAAAAGTGATACGGTACTATAGCACCACCTAGGGGTTCAAAACAACACTGCTGGTGTCTATTTTTGatactgtaatatgtatttaaaaacacagtctCTGCCAGTTGCACACAGATACACTAGGCAGCATGACTGTAGCAAGCATCCTTTTTTTTGGGAGCAACACTATCCATTAGCTATGCTTCTATTACAAAGTTTCACACTTACAGCAGCTTTCTATAAGCCCATGTTTTGTTGGCGCAGGATCCTCAGAAACCCCAGGTGACCATAAAAGCTTGCCTGACTGTACATCCTCATttccttcacaaacacacacacacacacacgctgaccaCTTGAATCCCACATGCCTTGCTCAATTTCTTTAAGAATGCCTAACAGCAGCAGTATTGCTGCTTCTATAAGCCCACCATTGCTATAGTGGTTCTGTAGATTAGGTTTAATACAGAACAATAGAATGCATGAAGCAGAGGCAAGGATCCAGGACCAGAACTAAGAAGCAGGGCAGCATTGCATCAGCTCAACCTGGACCATCTTCAGCAAGGGGGGAAATTCAGTTTCCTCATTCCTAATGGACGTGGGGATACTTCACCAAGTCCCCAGATGACCAGGCAGCGCATTCTACAGACAGATACCCTTAATGGGGGTTTAGAAATGTGATTAATGTACCATGATACACAGCATGGATTCAGTGTGGGTTACCTAACCTTGTGATGCATTACTCAGTCTTAACCATTCTGGTAAGCCAAACTAATGCATTCTTAAAACCAGTTTTAAACCCCCAAATCAAATCACTTTTAAAACCCAAAACAAgcaattacagatttttaaaaaataccaaaactataaaagaaatataaatgaatataagAGGTCATACTGTGGGTCTCTTGGGACTCCTGCATTGAGCAATACCCAACTGGTGACACGAGAGAGGCTACAAAGTCACTTTGGATTTGGGATAATTAGCAAGACTGCAAAATAAGGAGCAAGCGGCTAActgttttccaaaacaaaacaaaacgaaaacacACAAAAGACTTTTCTTAGGTCGTTCTATGGCATATAGGGAAGGACAGCCGCCAGTCTTCTCCAGCTTTAGTAGACAGAGCTGTTCCGGACTGCACAGCACAGGATCATGCTGAAAATCATCTCGAAGATCTGAAAACATAAAAATGGAGACAGTGAGCCCAGCTTTAGTAGAAAAGCAGTagggcagggatggaaagaagactcccactgcatagcagtttgatccacccCCGGTTATTACTATGAGTTGAAagagacacagctgagcttgttgtCTAGCAACCGTGTGTAATCACGCTCGCAGTAAACCtagaatgagtgaaactgctatgcaataggagtcgtcTTTCCATCCCTCTACTGCCCTGTCGTCAgcacccttacaaaagtttatcAGCATGCATACTTACTATGATAACTGCCACAGCCAAGGCAACAGTCCCGATTAGGTAGAGCTTGGTGGTGAAGAGCTCATCAATACGACCGTGACAGCTCTGTACAATGAAGAGAGGAATACAAACAACATCAGCCACGTCTTATTCTTGTGTTTAACCCTATTAATACCAAATAGAGTTTTCTGTgacagaacacaagctgtatatATGTAATTTGATTTATTCTAAATCAACATTTCTTCACTGAATTGCTGCTGCTCCTGTTTTGAGGCCAGGTCAGGTTACATTTGCCCGTAATCGAAGCAGTGAAATTTCACACTGGCAGAAGGGTTGAGCGTCTCCCTGCTCTAGAAGACTTACGGTCTGTGTGATCTTCTCCAGAAACGATTCCGACTTGGGACACAGTCCCCTCGGCATCAAGACGAGTTGCGACGCTTTATTAGTACCACAGCATTGCaactggaaggaaaaaaaaaatacaagttacAACAGTGGTGGATGTACCATTCCCTCTAAATTGATTGGGACTTCATCTGTACATACAGCACCTCCCCATTATAATGCTACAGCAGGGACCCAGAGCTACAAGGGCTGTTTTGTGTCCCACCTGATAACCAGATGGAGAGTGCTGGTAGAATGGTATTATGGGGAAAATGGGAGCCACACCTAAGCTGCACTGTAACAGGTTCAGCCGTTTAAAGGGCTGCCTTATGAAGGGGGAACACCTTGTTTCGTAGGGTATGTTTCAGTGCAGAATCTCAGTTACCGTTTCGTGGAAGACCTTCAGAACACCCTCTGCTTTCTCCTTTCTCTCATTACTGGGTATCAATGATGCCAAAGTGGCCGAGCTGTAAGCATTGTCGTAGAACGTCTTCATTTCCTGAGTGACctagaaatgcaatttaaaaaaaaaaaaaaaaaaaaaaagtcagccagCAATGTGAACTTACCCTGCGACAGCTGTGAATATTGTTGGTGCATGCTGCAGGGCCACACACTGGCATCCTGCTATTTGGAGAGAAAAACATTACCTGGTCCTTATGCATGAAGCCCCAGACTCCAGCACCCACCTCACAGGCAAACAAGATCACCAGGCAGGCAAAGAACTGCAAGCAACAAGAAACAAACCTTTATTTCTCGGAAATGGAATGGCAAACAAAGCACAGCAGAGAGACAGCACTAATTAATGCCATGAAAAACATTGCACTGCAGATAAAAGCTTGGTTTACAGATAATATGAAGTAGAACAAGGAATATAGAttcagtgaaagaaaaaaaaaaaacaatgggacaGTTTCCAACATGACAAAGCAGTACCAATAGCGTGACAGAGTCGTTTCTAGGTACTGGACTGAAAACTGTCTCTGACAACACAGCCTGAGGCAGTGTGGATGACAGTTTGAAGTGGTTTGCAACTGCAACTCTCACAATGACGGTAAACAGTTGTTTTCTTAGgggaaggaaggggggggggggcagacaccCGCATTGTTAAATGCTCTGCGCTGAAGTTAACTGCCAGTGACTGTACTCTAAGTAAAAGGTGATGGAAGGACAGCTTCTCtcttgaaatcaacacattaaaaatgaaaggatTTCTTGAATATCTGCCAATAAATAATACTTAACAgcatcagcacagccctaatGTCAATCAACTACTGTACTCCAGTCTGTTACACAGTGGAGGCCTCTTACCGTTCCCAGCAGGCACTGCGATTCCTGGATGGCGCCATAGCAACCAAGGAACCCAACGAACATCATTACAGCACCCACAGTGATCAGAATATACACACCTGGGGGGGACAGAGagaaattgagagagagagagagagagagaatcaacgTGGTGCACTTAAATAAAGAGCTTTAGGGGCAGTTAACTATCTACCTCGAGGTGAAAGAGGATagtaaaactattttataaatgtatccaAAACCGCACagacaaaatcacagaaaaaacaacCAGAAACCTTTTGGCCAGTGCATTCATTTGTGTAAATCATTCTGAAACTGCAGTTCATTCAACAAGCTCATTCTGCAGTTTACTATTCTACCACAGAACACTTTTGCAGCATTTGCAGTGAGCTTGCTGCAGTAAAAATACAGAGGGGAGTAACAACATGTCTGACCATCAGAGATTCCTCAAACTCTAGCCTCCATTTTAGCAGCTGGGAGACAGGGAGATGGGAGGGGCTTGAAACCAGAGCAGAGAGATGGGGGCAGGCTTGGGGGAGGCGTGTCATCATAAGGAAGATGAGCCAAGGTTCTGCTCTGTTTCCACACTCCCTCACTGCAAACATTCCACTCTGCAGATTCCAATCAATATTCCTTATTAGGGCACGGGATTAAAAAAGGCACCGTGCACTTTAAAAGGTAGCACTATTAAAAATTTTCCCCCTTGTAGCCCTTACGAAGCAATCTGAAAAGTTAGATTTGACTTGCCCTTTgagaaaaacactgaaaaaacttttttcttgACGAGCGCACTCTGATAACCATGGCAGCACAGCACCGGGGTGTGCGTGACAGTGATAAATGGAGTGGGATGAAGGGATAAGAGAAAGGGGGGGCTGAATCTCTAGCAcagagttctctctctctctgtgtgttggtggttttttttttttccttttcttattCAGTTCTACTAATGCAACAAATTGTTGCCAGGCAGTGAAGTAGGCGGAAGGTCCCATTCTCGCGACCCTCCCCAGACGAGCAGTCTGTCGGTGGGAGTTTAGAATTAGGATCACTCTAACTGGCTCAGTGTAAGAACCAGTTAGATGCATCACCACCTTAAACTCACAATGGCAACATGATGAGAGAACCCTTTAATCTCAAgctacacacacatttttatatatatatatatatatatatatatatatatatatatatatatatatgagagagagagagagagagattgtatatatatattagctcaaagatccagctgcccaacgttttgataaATTGTACATCTAtctctcaagggagcatgtgtttgaatcaaaacattggaggtatttatttatatgtgtttgatggcgttattgtttatattcaaatccatgatttattcttacatgttgtaatggtgttctatatattgtgacatcatttttacttatatctttaaatctatattaattctaatgaacattactttatataaacatatttatattattatgcaatgctggctctgaggatctgcctccccagtgcatcaacatgcacaacttttgaatttattttgtttatttaacttttagaattaattcttttctgttgagtcccgctggcataatcatgttcagtctatttatccatttactttcttttattcttctatcggccgcattgtctaattttagctgttctaatactacaaactttacatcatttatgtcacgtccttgactggtgaagtgctgtactattggttcattaatttttttttttttttttttatttctaattaatgaaaggtggttctgaattattttatataaagttgttccagtctctccaagtgtgtgtgtgtgtgtgtatatatatatatatatatatatatatatatatatatatatatatatatatatatatatatatatatatatatgcttttagcTTTGAGATtcaaagtttttcatttttttttttttgtcttttcggGCCCCCGGGACAGGAAATTCCTTGGCACTCCCCTCGAGCTTCTGTGAACGCTGTGGTCTGCCCTCGGCTGCTCCCTGGAAAATTCCCAAACACCTACAGCTCACTGAAGAGGACTCTCCAACAGAGTGGAATGTCTAGTGACCAGACCAACCTTGAAAATCAGAACTCTCCTGAGACTAAAATAAAACCGATTCCCGGAGAGGGGCTGAATCGTCATCTTACAATCACTACCCTTCAATAAACAATTTTGTAacaattatttcaaatgtttaattcAGGTGGTAGtgtttttgaataatttataaaaaaataaaaaaaaggaaaaatgatatGGTAGCTGTACAGATTTCTTAAACCCTGCACTCAAGCACTCAAGTGTGGGTCAAGCCCGCCTCATTCCATTAACTGGGAGAATGGATTTCCTtcatgtcacaaaaaaaaacccgATTCATTTAAAAATCCATCGGGCGACGTTAACCGAATCATGGAGCGATTTTCTTAATTGCGGCTCTGCAGCAGTGAAACCACGAATCCAATTTGGAGGCAGATCCCTTTCTTCCAGCACGGCGCCATCCATCAGTGTGACATTTATTAATCTGTCGTGTGAAGCATACAGGAGTGCCGCTCTAAGGAAGGGCCAGTCTCTCATTGGCTCGGGGGCGTGGCCAATCCTGAAGGGCTGAAGAGTGGGGCATGATGTCATATCTGCTGTCTCTGGGACAAATGCTGTCGTGTGGGGGGGGAATCCATGGGCAAGAAAATGAAGGAGGATCAATGCAGAATGGCTTTGCTAACATTTCCTATTGGTTTTAACTTTTATTTACCTTGTGGAGCAAAAAGTCTAGTCTTGAAGTTTTAACTACTTCCCTATAGGAGTTAAAAGAAACACGGTACCCACAATGACCCTTTTGCaccggaaaataaaacattagcaAAATAGcatgggtattattattattataagaaaaacattgattttaaaaccccTACCAAGTCATGCATCATTAGAAATATTTATCCATAGTCTACTTACACGCCTGTTCAAGGACTTTTTTTTGCACTTGGCATTATCAACTTCACACAGTGTTTTTTTGTCTTCGGAAATGGTTTACACCCCCACCGTCCCACTCTACAACAAAAATCTCTGTAAGGTATGTGGTGGTGGCGGCAGGAGCCCCACCACAGCCCTCTAAACAGAAACAGATGGGCCTGCAATGCACATCGCAGCGCTAATGGGAAAACCACACGCTCCAGGGGAGGGGGAAAGGGCGAGGCAGGGACGGAGGCGGCTCCTTCCAGTCACTGCTTCATCGAGCCTCTTGCTCAGTCAGCATCAGTGTCTGGACCCAAGTTTACGAGACACATGTTCTGTTGCAGGCTGTGTTGCAAACAGTGCAATGAACTGTATATATTTCTCATTCGCCTGCAAAGGAATCCAAAATTGTTAttaccaacaaaagaaaaaaaaacattttaatattgcaatgaAGTGCAGCAGTGAAGGTAAACATGTTTGCTTTCtcaataaagaaatatttatttataagaaaGACACAACCCCACCCATCATTTTCAAATCGCCTGGACAGATTCTGGCTCTGGGAAATAAAGCCTGTTAGTTAAATGCAACAGATTGAATTGCTCATTTCTCTCTTTTACACAGCAGTAAAACCCTGCAAGCCTGCCCATCTATTTCTGTGTTCGGAAGAACGAAGACACAGagttttattatgtgtttaaaaaGTGAGTCACTGCGTCTTTGAAATGGAAGCAGACGCAGCTTGGGGAGGAAGTTACTACAGATGGAAACTATTTTGCAATGTTTCCAGGCTCCTGGCCTCGCCCCTTGGCCAGACCTTGCACACAGCTGTGTAATGTCAAGAGAGCAGAGAAACACCTCGACAAAAATCAAACGCTGTGCCTTTCTGCACTGGCCACAGCAGGTCAGATTCTCAGAGCAAACGATTCCTTTATCCCTGGGCACCAACACTGAGTTTACtgaatttagtttcttttagtactcCTAAATCACATCATCATGTCTGGCCAGCTAAAGTGAACTGAAGTTCAGAACGGAAGCACATACTTCCCATAACAGCCTTTATAAACTAAGGAGACATAATGAACCTCAATATGCAGGCAAATCAATAGGTCAGGCAAGAGAACACTGTACCAGCAAGGACGTAGTTATTTGTCAATGCAAAACCGATACTAAATTCGTTTGGGTTATAATTAAAAATCGCATTTGTTGTTAACACCATTGTTAAAATCATTATTCCACTATTCTTACTAGTTAGGTACActtaattaaattacaaaatcaaTCCAAAAGCCCATGTCTGAGGCTTCAACAGGTAAACTGAATGTTGAGCAGCCCAAAGCATTCCCACAATCCCACTACAGCGTTCTCCTCTACTGCTGGCGTCCCAGTGGGAAATGAATTTATCCATTCATATCTGCGCTGGGAAAGTCGGTTGGTGGAATTGATTCTGTTTTGTATCAGTCTTTCAAAAATCAGAAAGATGCTCTTTTAAAAGGCCACTTCTGTTGAGTAGACTGTGTATCACTTTCACATTGACCTCGATCAGCCCTTCTATTTAGGCAGGAATCTGGAGCAGGGTAATTAAACGCCTGTGTGCCTCCGTCTATTAAGGAGTCTGTTGCCATCGTAATCGATTAATGCTTTTCCTGCTGGACTTCATTCCGTTCCAGAACTTATGTTTtactgctgcatttctgttcaCCCTCCCTCGACCAGATTATATACTGATAAGCATTATGTTCAtggaaaataaatagacagacatgTTTTGGGATGATTACATGAGCAATGCgccagtttttttttccagctattaTGCAAGACCCATCTTAGTAAGCTGACGTGAAtttccacccctcctcctcctcctcttgcacTCAGAGGTGGTCTCGCATCTACAATTTCCACTGCTCATCTTTTCCAGAATGAAAAGAAAGCGACACACTTTCCATTGCTGCATGACCAGCAAGTTCAGCAAGTTAGCcgaaataaacaaagaaaaactaaaaccGAGAGTCCGACTCTTGATTTATATAAATCCTGTGAAAGACTGCCAATGAATTCTGCTTCCTGCTTCCCTTGCCGCTATTTGGATGTTTTCGGTTACTTCCTCAAACCCGGTCAGAGAGGATGGCAggttgaaaaaaaagattttaaataaatggaaacCCGTTGtcaggactaaaaaaaaaaaaagaagaaggaaCAATAGAGAGGGAAGACTGTGTAAATGGGTCTGAACAGGAAGGCTGGAGGTCATTTTCAAACAAGGATTTATTGTTCTTTCAGCCTTGACAGCATCCCCGATAAGGGTTCCTTCCGCATTCTGGTTGTCGCCACATgcctacaacccattcacaaacttggtCAGCGTCAGCTGGCCCGTTCTGTCCCAATTCAGCtgaattctgtctaatctcgtcctgCGAGAAAATGATTATCATAATGCTACCATTctctttactgtgcacctccaAGCACCAAGCCACAAGAGAGACATACTGTACCATTGGTTAATGACGGGCAAACAAAGGAAGGTGCACAGTAAACAattttaaaacttatttattttttgttgtttttgcaacattgccttgccctggGACAGCAGCTCATCCCAACAGATAACCTGCAGCCTTCTGTTGCAGCTGGAACCCTGAGCATGACAAAATATATTATCAAACCGCAGGGACCAGAGCATACATAGAGGACAGAATGTTAATGCTATGAAAGTTTACAGATATGAATTTGAACTGGAAGGAAAAGACTGTAGGGCACAGCCAGGACCATTTGGGAACTATCactatatttacaaatataagtACTGCTAATAAAAGAGGCTACTGGTGCGAATGAATACATAACTGGCATCGAATGTACCCCTTATTTGAATGGTTcccttatttattttgtactactttttataataaaaacataaaacacttgaAGCTTATCTAAGAATTTGAAAAGGCTCGTCTCCCACAAAAagtcattgctttaaaaaaaaaaaaaaaaaaaaaaaaaaaaaaaaaaaagagttgagaAATAGTGTTTCTCAGAGTTCCAGCCCCACCGCTGCTGAACAACTCTGCCCCTCAGTCACGCCCCCATACTGCCCAGAGGTCATGAACTCACCCCTATGAACTAAAACCGAGTGTCTGAAATAAGCACAGCTGCTGCCGAGGATCAGCCCTGTCTGCAACAAGAAAACCTTTCTTCCTTGAACACAGctgcacagctctgcagggtccctGCGTTTCTCATTGCTGGGGACCCTTCTCACATGTACTGGGCCAGCATGTCAGCGTTTCTGTCATCAAAATAATGCATGCCGTAGGAAACTGAATGCAGAAATCAGACGGATTCACAAACTGCAATTATGTTTACTAGTTCATTAAACAAAATTAGCATTCGTAAGACgctctgtatttaaaaatatattgatctGTGATCAAGTTAGTCATTTCTCAATATAAAATGTTTGATATAATATCGATCACAAACTGGCATGACCAATGAAGAGATGTATTACTTTACAGGCAGGCATACTAAAAAGGGTTAATACCAGGACTCCATTTCAGCGGAGCGCTGCAGTGAGCGTTTAACAGAGACACCAGCAGAGCCAAACAGAGATGCTTCAAAACAGCCATCTCAGACAGCGTTCCCCTCGTAATCCAAAGCGTTTGGACAGAGGACAGCAgagacaacaaaacacacacacaggcaagaaCCACACTGTTAATcaccctaataaaaaaaaaaaacactttcaaaacaccAGCTTGTGGTTTGAACTGAATTCTTGGAAAACTGACTAACAGTTTCTAGTTCGGCTCTGCATGCTTTAACAGGCCAGTTTCTGTTCCATTTCCTGTAAAACATTTCTCAGCAGATTGTGGCCAAGGAAGGAGCAATAGAAGCACTGGAAATAAAaatggagagggagggagagactcAGAAGAGCCACTCTGTTACTTTTTGCAGGCTGTGGATCTGTGATGTTTATgcaatacctctctgtgcttcaccacCCTTTTCTATGGTTCATCGCTAGGCACCTTGTAAACCACAGCAAACTTCACTTACCTGCTTTGAAGGAGGCACAATATATTTTATAGGGATTTTGACCTCTAATCCCATGTTAAAAATGGTAGTAAAGCCATTACTGTTTTGAACCTCCCCATTGCTTAGCAAAGAATCAgccaggccaaaaaaaaaaaaaaaaattgcaacttGAACTGAAGATCTCCAACAGACATATCCTGTGCAATGCTGCAGAGAGCACAGTGTTGCTTCTGCAAATCACCTGCAGCCTGCATACATCTATGTATATATCcatgtacatatatattataattggGTTTGCATTGCTCTGGCATTTGCAGCCCAGCGCTGGCTTGCATGCTGACCTTTAGATTCAGATCATTTCCTTCATTTGCAAGCACTTAGAATCGAGTGAGCAGATCAAAATACCTGCAATAAACCTTCTGGCATTTGCTTTGCATAAAGAAAATGAATAGGGTTTGATTGACTCTCTGCACAGAACAGTAactcttagaaaagtttaccatggtatttgtttgcaaagtatttttgtagttttccacaagGTTATATTGtccatttactatagtttaccctggtttgtcatgtttattaatatgcattagCATAcatcgctattctttacaatgcttacctatgctttgccatgccttcactatgcttcattacactttgctgtgttttcacTATGGTAGACTTCTCTAAGGCCATGCATGCAAAGGACACTACTTACAGACATAGAAGGTGCTGGGGGGCTGCTCGCCATCCAGCTGTAATCCCATCAGCTCACTTGTCTGGGGCTCATGTCGGAGCCACAGGGACACTCCAAGGATCACTCCTCCAGCCAGCTAAACACCATCCGGAAAAACAACGGTCAGTATCCACACATCCGAACGTGCACACTATTTAATTGGAATTACACAAGCtcccaaccccccccctccccccctccttttTTTGCATCAAAACTGCAGGGAAATCCATGTAGGTGTGACCCTTAGGC
Coding sequences within it:
- the LOC121329575 gene encoding CD81 antigen-like, translated to MGVEGCTKCIKYLLFIFNFIFWLAGGVILGVSLWLRHEPQTSELMGLQLDGEQPPSTFYVCVYILITVGAVMMFVGFLGCYGAIQESQCLLGTFFACLVILFACEVGAGVWGFMHKDQVTQEMKTFYDNAYSSATLASLIPSNERKEKAEGVLKVFHETLQCCGTNKASQLVLMPRGLCPKSESFLEKITQTSCHGRIDELFTTKLYLIGTVALAVAVIIIFEMIFSMILCCAVRNSSVY